Within Leptospira noumeaensis, the genomic segment GGTGAGATACACATCGATCTTTGGATCCACAATCATGGCGTAAACCCCTGGTGCCAAAAGGTAAGCGATGGAGGCAAGGTACCCTTGTCTTTCTTTTCCACCTGACAAAATCGTGATCCGGTATAAGGAAAAAACAGAAAGTAAGGTGATGAGAATTGCCGGAATTCGAAAGGCAATGTTATTAATTCCAAATAAGGAAAAAGAAGTAGCGATGGTCCAAAAGGTTAAGATGGGTTTGTCTAAGTACCTTCTACCATTATCAATCAGTGAAAAAAAGTCATTCGATAAAACAAGTTCACGGCCAATACCTGCGTATTGTGCACTATCAATATCAATCACATCTAAGGGAAGAGTGAATAAAATGGGAATGGATGCTAAGAGCAGAAGAATTCGATAAAAAATTCTTTCGGAAGGAGAGAGAGATAAAGATTCTTTCATTCTAAAGTACCAATTTGAATTAAACATTGTCCAAATCCTTTGCAGGAATTTGGTTCTTGGTCATAACATTGTAAGATATCGCTATTGTGTGTGGTGCATCCATCCATACATTGGATACGTCCTGTTCTTTTGACATCAGGTGCCAAGGTTAGTTTTAACTCTTCCTCAGTACAAGATACAAATACTTCACAAGCTGCTTGGCATTTTTTTTCCACTATGTCTTGGCAGTTGACAAAAAAGAAAGTCAACATTAGAGTTAAGATCCATTTACCGTGTTTCACTTCGAATTCCTTTTAATGCCAACATTCCACAAGCGCCATTGATGTCCCGACCAGGACTTCTACGGTTGAGAATGGGAGCGGTAGTTTTAGCTTTAAGATGCATTACAAATTCTTTTACTTCGTCATCGGTGGGTCTACGCCATCCAGTGAAGTCTGTATTCAGCGGGATCACATTGATTTTACATTTGTTAACAGAACGTGCAATTTTTGCGAGTCGTTCCGCATTGTCCCGACCCATGTTCACATCGGGTATCATCACATATTCAAAAGTAATGGCTCGGTCGAGTTCCTTAGTGAACCTTTTGGCTGAATCAACCAATTTCTCTAACGGATGTTTGTCGTTTACATCCATGATTGAAGACCTTGCATTGGGATTAGGATGGTTGAGGGAAATTGCAAAATTAAATGGTTCTTTGTTTTCGATAAACCGGTTGATCCCTGTTGTCACACCTGCCGTGGAAATGGTAATGCGTAATGCACCAAGACCAAATCCTTCTTGGTCTCTAAGGATATGGGCTGCTTTCATTACAGAAAAATAATTGTGCATGGGTTCACCCATTCCCATAAACACGATATTGGTGGCTCGGTCGCCCACAAGTCGTTCTACTTGCAAAATCTGGTCAAGGATTTGCCAAGTGTGTAAGTTTCCTTTGTATTCCAAAAG encodes:
- the rlmN gene encoding 23S rRNA (adenine(2503)-C(2))-methyltransferase RlmN — translated: MKEEIPVLKGKTKKELEEICVSLGLEKYRAAQIYTGIYKSRYTNLDQFTTLSKEVREKLKQHTLYPEIEIGRDLASKEDGTRKFTFYVGENKEIEAVWIPSGDGGRKTICISSQIGCTLNCKFCATGLLEYKGNLHTWQILDQILQVERLVGDRATNIVFMGMGEPMHNYFSVMKAAHILRDQEGFGLGALRITISTAGVTTGINRFIENKEPFNFAISLNHPNPNARSSIMDVNDKHPLEKLVDSAKRFTKELDRAITFEYVMIPDVNMGRDNAERLAKIARSVNKCKINVIPLNTDFTGWRRPTDDEVKEFVMHLKAKTTAPILNRRSPGRDINGACGMLALKGIRSETR
- a CDS encoding Cys-rich protein — protein: MKHGKWILTLMLTFFFVNCQDIVEKKCQAACEVFVSCTEEELKLTLAPDVKRTGRIQCMDGCTTHNSDILQCYDQEPNSCKGFGQCLIQIGTLE